One window of the Leucobacter komagatae genome contains the following:
- a CDS encoding AMP-binding protein, with translation MFPSHHPDVEIPNLSIFDYLFGGLRPEELGRVALINPATGAETTYGALRSQIEALAGELAARGVGPGDVVGLLSPNIPEFATVFHGVLRAGATVTTLNALYTAAEIEKQLRDAKASWLFTVSPLLTQAVAGAEAAGIPADRIVVLDGAEGHASLRDFLTTGAPAPELSFDPAETVAVLPYSSGTTGVPKGVMLTHKNLVANVEQSRHMLDLNGDDRVLAVLPFFHIYGMTVLLNIALFVRASLVTMPKFDLVQFLENIQQFSCTYVFVAPPIMVALSKHPIVDQYDISTVRTILSGAAPLDGATAERAAKRLGTQVLQGFGMSELSPVSHMIPSDRDDIPRSSIGMSLPNITCKLVDIETGEEYTEFGEDGLTKPGELWVQGPNVMLGYLGRPDATAESITADGFLRTGDIAVRSKDGWYAIVDRAKELIKYKGYQVAPAELEALLLTNPEIADAAVIGVTVEDGEEVPKAFVVRAEGSALSESDVMEFVIERAAPYKKVRQVEFIDVIPKSSSGKILRKDLREREKSLAG, from the coding sequence TCGAGATCCCGAACCTTAGCATTTTCGATTACCTGTTCGGGGGTCTGCGGCCGGAGGAGCTGGGCCGGGTGGCCCTCATTAACCCCGCGACCGGGGCAGAGACCACGTACGGTGCCCTGCGCTCGCAGATCGAGGCGTTGGCCGGTGAGCTCGCCGCCCGCGGTGTCGGGCCGGGTGACGTTGTCGGCCTGCTGAGCCCAAACATCCCGGAGTTCGCGACCGTCTTCCACGGCGTGCTGCGAGCCGGCGCGACGGTTACGACGCTCAACGCGCTCTACACCGCGGCCGAGATCGAAAAGCAGCTGCGCGACGCGAAGGCGAGCTGGCTGTTCACGGTGTCGCCGCTGCTCACGCAGGCCGTGGCGGGCGCCGAGGCCGCCGGGATCCCCGCTGACAGGATCGTGGTGCTCGACGGCGCCGAGGGGCACGCGAGTCTTCGCGACTTCCTCACCACTGGCGCGCCCGCGCCTGAGCTCAGCTTCGACCCTGCCGAGACGGTGGCAGTGCTCCCGTACTCTTCGGGCACGACCGGGGTGCCGAAGGGCGTCATGCTCACCCACAAGAACCTCGTCGCGAACGTCGAGCAGAGCAGGCACATGCTCGACCTGAACGGCGACGACCGGGTGCTCGCCGTGCTCCCCTTTTTCCACATCTACGGCATGACGGTGCTGCTGAACATCGCGCTCTTCGTGCGGGCATCGCTCGTGACGATGCCGAAGTTCGACCTCGTCCAGTTCCTCGAGAACATCCAGCAGTTCTCATGCACGTACGTCTTCGTCGCGCCGCCCATCATGGTCGCGCTCTCGAAGCACCCCATCGTTGACCAATACGACATCTCGACGGTGCGGACGATCCTTTCCGGCGCAGCCCCGCTCGACGGCGCCACCGCCGAGCGCGCGGCGAAGCGGCTCGGAACTCAGGTACTCCAGGGCTTCGGGATGAGCGAGCTCAGCCCGGTCTCGCACATGATCCCGTCCGATCGCGACGACATTCCGCGCTCGTCGATCGGCATGTCGCTGCCCAACATCACCTGCAAGCTCGTCGACATCGAAACCGGCGAGGAGTACACCGAGTTCGGGGAAGACGGCCTGACGAAGCCCGGCGAACTGTGGGTGCAGGGGCCGAACGTCATGCTCGGCTACCTCGGCCGGCCCGACGCGACGGCCGAGTCGATTACGGCCGACGGGTTCCTCCGCACGGGCGACATCGCCGTGCGCTCGAAGGACGGCTGGTACGCGATCGTGGATCGCGCGAAGGAGCTCATCAAGTACAAGGGCTACCAGGTCGCACCGGCCGAGCTCGAGGCCCTGCTGCTTACGAACCCCGAGATCGCAGACGCGGCCGTCATCGGCGTGACTGTCGAGGACGGCGAGGAAGTGCCGAAGGCGTTCGTGGTGCGGGCCGAGGGAAGCGCGCTGAGCGAATCCGACGTGATGGAGTTCGTGATCGAGCGCGCCGCGCCCTACAAGAAGGTGCGCCAGGTCGAGTTCATCGACGTCATCCCGAAGTCGAGCTCGGGCAAGATCCTGCGCAAGGATCTGCGCGAGCGCGAGAAGAGCCTTGCCGGCTAG
- a CDS encoding helix-turn-helix transcriptional regulator: protein MPRGERVQAQRVCLDLISTEPNPVIQLPIPHDPRIALICRHLLLDPADDQSIEQWAVRLSVSSRTLARAFQNSTGMTFSQWRTCARMDQATRLLDQGFAVGAVARRVGYSTISAFSSAFHRVLGRTPREFHPKLGQ, encoded by the coding sequence ATGCCCCGGGGCGAGAGAGTGCAGGCGCAACGGGTCTGCCTCGATTTGATCTCGACCGAACCAAACCCTGTGATTCAGCTTCCGATTCCTCACGACCCCAGAATTGCCTTGATCTGTCGACATCTGCTGCTAGACCCAGCCGATGATCAGTCGATTGAGCAGTGGGCAGTCAGGCTTTCGGTGAGTAGTCGCACTCTGGCTCGCGCCTTCCAAAACAGCACTGGGATGACGTTTAGCCAGTGGCGGACGTGCGCTCGGATGGACCAGGCGACGCGGCTACTCGATCAGGGGTTTGCAGTTGGCGCGGTCGCGCGTCGTGTCGGTTACTCAACAATCAGTGCATTCAGTAGCGCGTTCCATCGGGTACTCGGGCGGACACCCCGCGAGTTCCACCCAAAGCTCGGCCAGTGA
- a CDS encoding iron-siderophore ABC transporter substrate-binding protein, with protein MRLKKPTSLLAVLVATALLVTGCTGAQGDQPEAGSSAGATTSGATDKFPVTIQHALGEATIEEAPERVVTLGWAAEDAVVALGVVPVAVPAYGWGADDEGYLPWFRDTVEAMGEPLPETLKAEERSGEVNFEQILGLDPDVILAPFSGISDEDYKRLADIAPTVAYAEQPWASNWQDLTATVGKALGRSGQAAELLASTEKLFAGHAAEHPEFDGVSLAYGMGMTEGTSELTFYFPADPRVEFVEALGFTTPKSIMDFAERSTLGSSDSTSLELLGDFDDVDVFLAWAGSDNDKERTLGNPLVSIWKPVANGKDLVLTDPSLVWATSSPTALNIPWALDNLVPQLAELVAR; from the coding sequence ATGCGTCTGAAGAAACCGACCTCCCTCCTCGCCGTGCTCGTCGCGACGGCTCTGCTCGTTACCGGGTGCACCGGTGCACAGGGCGACCAACCGGAGGCCGGTAGCTCCGCGGGGGCGACCACTAGCGGCGCCACCGATAAGTTCCCAGTGACGATTCAGCATGCGCTGGGCGAAGCGACGATCGAGGAGGCTCCCGAACGCGTGGTGACACTGGGGTGGGCAGCAGAGGATGCCGTTGTCGCGCTGGGCGTGGTTCCGGTTGCCGTTCCCGCGTACGGGTGGGGCGCCGACGACGAGGGGTACCTCCCGTGGTTCCGCGACACGGTCGAAGCGATGGGCGAACCGCTGCCCGAGACGCTGAAGGCCGAAGAGCGCTCGGGCGAAGTGAACTTCGAACAGATTCTCGGGCTCGACCCCGACGTTATTCTCGCCCCGTTCTCCGGAATCTCAGATGAGGATTACAAGCGGCTGGCAGACATCGCGCCTACCGTCGCCTACGCTGAGCAGCCGTGGGCCTCGAACTGGCAAGACCTGACGGCGACCGTCGGCAAGGCTCTCGGGCGCTCAGGGCAGGCTGCCGAACTGCTCGCGTCGACCGAAAAGCTCTTTGCCGGGCACGCTGCAGAGCACCCAGAATTCGACGGTGTGAGCCTCGCCTACGGCATGGGAATGACCGAAGGCACGAGCGAACTCACGTTCTACTTCCCGGCAGACCCGCGCGTCGAGTTCGTCGAGGCCCTCGGATTCACGACCCCCAAGTCGATCATGGACTTCGCCGAGCGCAGCACGCTGGGTTCGAGCGATAGTACGAGCCTCGAGTTGCTTGGCGACTTTGACGACGTCGACGTGTTCCTTGCGTGGGCAGGGAGCGACAACGACAAAGAGCGCACGCTCGGCAACCCGCTCGTGAGCATTTGGAAGCCGGTTGCGAACGGCAAAGACCTCGTGCTCACCGACCCCTCGCTTGTGTGGGCGACTTCTTCGCCAACCGCGCTGAATATCCCGTGGGCGCTCGACAACCTCGTACCGCAGCTCGCAGAGCTCGTCGCACGCTAA
- a CDS encoding FecCD family ABC transporter permease → MRTHPPGEVPPAVAEVAGRNAGGVARGNASRIAGLLVLSGVLLMVILLSIGVGARGISATTIIESLWAYDGGVEAHVTVHELRIPRTVAGLVVAPALGLSGALIQAFTRNPLADPGILGVNAGAAFAVTVAIGILGITQPLGYVWFAMLGAGAVTLVVYALGSVGGTRATPAKITLAGVAIGAVLGGVTTAIVLASRDTFDAMRFWGVGSLAGRDFDVIVSFSPFIVLGVLVACAVARPLNALALGNELAMSLGVKIDHLRVAVIVAVTLLAGTATALTGPIAFVGLMVPHVVRWFVGPDQRWIFAFSIIVSPILVLSADIVGRVLLPNGELRVGLVTALIGAPVLILLARRKSVSEL, encoded by the coding sequence GTGCGCACGCATCCACCCGGCGAGGTGCCGCCTGCAGTCGCAGAAGTCGCCGGTCGAAATGCGGGAGGCGTCGCCCGCGGCAACGCCTCCCGCATTGCAGGCCTCCTCGTACTGAGCGGCGTATTGCTGATGGTGATTCTGCTGAGCATTGGTGTGGGGGCTCGGGGTATTTCTGCGACCACGATCATTGAATCGCTGTGGGCATACGACGGAGGCGTTGAGGCGCACGTGACAGTCCACGAACTGCGAATCCCGCGAACCGTGGCAGGGCTCGTCGTTGCCCCGGCCCTCGGGCTCTCCGGCGCGCTCATCCAAGCCTTCACACGCAACCCGCTCGCTGACCCCGGCATCCTCGGTGTGAATGCCGGGGCGGCCTTCGCCGTCACCGTGGCGATTGGAATACTCGGCATCACGCAACCACTTGGCTATGTGTGGTTTGCGATGCTCGGCGCAGGGGCGGTGACACTCGTCGTCTATGCATTGGGCTCGGTTGGCGGCACCCGCGCAACGCCCGCAAAGATCACGCTCGCAGGTGTCGCGATCGGTGCAGTGCTCGGAGGCGTCACAACTGCGATCGTGCTTGCCAGCCGCGATACCTTCGACGCAATGCGCTTTTGGGGAGTTGGCTCTCTCGCTGGGCGGGACTTCGATGTCATCGTCTCTTTCTCGCCGTTCATCGTGCTCGGTGTGCTCGTCGCATGCGCGGTCGCGCGCCCGCTTAATGCGCTCGCACTTGGAAACGAACTGGCGATGTCCCTTGGCGTAAAAATCGACCACCTGCGGGTCGCCGTGATCGTCGCGGTCACGCTGCTCGCCGGGACAGCGACCGCGCTCACCGGGCCGATCGCGTTCGTTGGGCTCATGGTTCCGCACGTGGTGCGCTGGTTCGTTGGGCCCGACCAGCGGTGGATCTTCGCCTTCAGCATCATCGTCTCACCGATCCTGGTGCTCAGCGCAGACATTGTTGGGCGGGTGCTCCTCCCAAATGGGGAGCTTCGCGTCGGCCTCGTGACAGCGCTCATCGGCGCACCAGTACTGATCTTGCTCGCGCGACGGAAGTCGGTGAGCGAGCTATGA